The Suncus etruscus isolate mSunEtr1 chromosome 15, mSunEtr1.pri.cur, whole genome shotgun sequence genome contains the following window.
caggggttactcctggctccatgctcagaaattcctcctgacaggctcaggggaccacatgggacgccgggattcgaactgatgaccttctgcatgaaaggcaagcaccttacgtccatgctatctctccggccccatatgtttatctttttaaaatgacaAGCCTGTCTCCATGATCAGAGAGGGATCATGGTCCCAAATGAAAGAAACAGTCGCCCCTCTCATCCTGGCAGGAATTAGCAATGACTAGTATCCTGCTGAATagattcctttttattatttttgtgaataTCGGAAAAACATATTTGCACGAATTCTCTTGAGACACTGAGCAGAAAGTTCCGAGCCACAAAACTCAGGAAAGACAATTCTGATTTCCATTCAGAATTAGAGCTCATTGTATTGTAACTCACATAAAGCAGTTCAAGTAGCCAGAACTCAGATTGATTTAAGCTGCAGGAATAACAAGTACTGTTTCTCTGAAAATAAGTagtgttttatattaatttttgctcccaaagatgcaGTAGGCCTTATTTTCAGgtgatgtcttatttttccatgaaggatacagtacacatttattgttaaatgaaaataaagaaaatttattacctgAATCCAATATGATAGTTCggtagttgtcaacacaaaccagacaaactgtGAGTCCTACAGTGACCAATTGGGGTGGTCCTAGCAAacagtttatggtaaattaattttcattctgagacGGAGTCTAGGGGGACCTTATTTTTAGGGTTGTCTTATATTAGACCAAGAAGGaaacctgtaagtaggtcttgttttattttcaaggaaATATGGTAGCAGGAACAAGCAGAACACAGGCTCTGGTGGCAAAGTAATGACCATTGCTTCTGCTCCTCTGTACATCTCTCTTCTGCTCTTGGTGATTTTTGTAACCAGTTGGAGAGCAATTTCAGTGAGTTTTGCTCACCTCACTTCCCTGTCACATAGACTCTGGAATATGGAAGCCAGAAATGTGTCTGAAATTTCAGGATTTCTCCTACTGGAAGTCACCCAAGACCCAGAGTTACAGCCCCttgtcttcctcctctttctctccatctACCTGGTCACCGTCCTGGGAAACTTGCTCATCATCCTGGCAGTCCTCACAGACCCTCACCTCCACCACCCCATGTACATCTTTCTCTGCAATCTGTCCTTCGTGGACATCTGTATAAGCACCACGACTCTCCCCAAGATGCTGCTGAACCTTCGAGATGATTCCCAGGCCATCAGCTACCCGGGTTGCCTCACGCAGCTCTTTTTCGTTCTGCTTTTTACCGGGCTGGAGAGCTTCCTGCTGTCAGGAatggcctatgaccgctatgtggccatctgcCACCCGCTGTGCTATGCGGCCATCATGAACTCTGGCTTCTGTCTGTTGGTCATTCTGTCCTCTCTGCTCCTGAGTCTAGCTGATGCTTTGCTTCACAGTCTTATGCTGCTGTCTTTGACCTTCTGTGCAACACCACAAATCCCCCTTTTCTTCTGTGAAGTGGTCCAGGTCATCAAGGTGGCCTGCTCGGATACGCTCCTCAACAACATTCTCATCTACTCGGCCATGTGTGTCTTCGGGGGCCTCCCACTGGGTGGCATCATATTCTCCTACACCCAGATTGTCTCCTCTGTTTTGAGAATCTCTTCGGCTGGTGGCAAGTCCAAGGCATTTTTGACCTGTGTGTCTCATCTCTCGGTGGTGACCTTGTTCTACGGGACAGGTTTGGGGGTGTACATCAGCTCCGCCATCACCAGCTCCCCCAGGAACACGGCTGTGGCTTCCACGGTGTACATGATGGTCCCCCAAATGCTGAACCCCTTCATCTACAGCCTGAGGAATAAGGATATGGTAGGGACTTTGAGACAGCTAAGCCGGAAGATACTCTTAGTTTCTCAGGATGTTGCTTAACTGATTGATCCTCTTTGCAAACTGGCTTCTTCTATGGCTGATTTATTCTTTTGACTTTGTTGGGTCTTGGGGGaggcatacctagtggtgctaagggcttattcctggctctgcactcagggaccacacctggctgaccatatgagatgctaggaatctaATCTGGATTGACAATGTGCAAGGCTTAAACGCCCTTCCCACTGTTCTTTTGCTCTGGTTATCTTTCTGGCTGGTTCTTACGTGTTAGAGTCTTTTCAGACGTTTTTTTTGCAGTTGCAATTTaaatatcatacatatatattttatatagggaGACTTACTTTGTGGCTAATGAATGCTGGGGCTGGAAAACATTCCTGGGAACTGGATAAGATCATCTTCAGCTGCTCTGGACTATTCATGTGTGTCTCTTTGACTTTGTTTTCTCCCTGCTATGTTCCAattcatctttttatatttatagcatgTGAATTTTGCATTGAAGCCATGGGGCATTATAGGTAAAATAGCTATTTCCTGCCTCACTTCTCTCAGACCTGATTCATGCCCAGGAAGGGGCTATTGTCTGGGTGTTTAGGCTTGTGCAGGCTATCCCCTCCTTGTCACTGACTTGTCATACATTTTTGCTTTGGTAACatcagacctggtggtgctccatgACTGCTTTTGGCTCTGAAGTGCTGCTTCTCAGAGCTTCAGGCATGGCTCTGAGTGATGCTTGGGGAGCTAAGGGGTGCCAGGAAGGGAGCCCAGGGGTCCAGTTTGTGGAGAATGAGCTTCAGCTCTTTGAGCTCACTCCTTGGACCAATTATTtggtcttatttcttatttttttgttttgtttttgaatcacacccggcagtgctcaggggttactcctggctttgcgctcagaatttgctcctggcaggcttgggggaaccatataggatgctggggattgaacttgggtccatccagtgttggttacatgcaagacaattgccctaccattgtgctattactctggctccctATTTGGTCTtagtctcctccctccctccctctcactccttcattccctccctctctccttccttccttgcttccttgcttccttccttccttgcttccttccttccttccttccctcccttcctccctccttcctttcaacCATCAATCTatccacctatccatctatcatccatctatccatctattatCTATCTCTTCATATCTCTacctacctatccatccatccatctctcttCTTATCTCTCTTTGTATATCTctccctacctacctacctattatttatttatttattttgggtcacacctggcagtgctcaggggttcctcctggctgtctgctcagaaatagctcctggcaggcacgggggaccatatgggacaccgggattcgaaccaaccacctttggttctggattgactgcttacaaagcaaaccccgctgtgctatctctccgggccccctattatttatttatttatttatttatttttggtttttgggccacaccctgtgaggctcaggggttactcctggctatgcgctcagaagttgctcctggcttcttgggggaccatatgggatgccgggggatcgaaccgcggtccgtcctaggctagcgcaggcaaggcaggcaccttacctccagcgccactgcccggcccccctattatttattttaatgcctATTACTTTTTGCTTATTTGAACAGAGGTTTGTCTTTGTTGCTTTTGATTGTGCTTGGGCCACATTTAACAATGCTCATgcattactccaggctctgcacccaggaatccttcctggtggtgctcaggggaccatatgccaggaattaaacctggcttAGATGCATATTAgccaccctacctactgtactatatctctggccctgtttgAAGAGCTTTATTTTcacctaaatttattttattttgtctgatattaactttttaaatttcgtttttggatcacacctggaagtgctcaagtgattactcttggctcagtgctcaggaactttactcctggaagttcttgggGTGGGAACTAGGGGAGATCTGAAGATTGAAGCTGGATCAAATGCAtataaggcaatcaccctacctgcttGTTGTCCTAACTCTGTGGCCCTGATATGAAGTATGTTATTAGTTTTTCCTGcagtatatgttttttattttctttaaatgggGGTGTCCCAAGAAAAGCTTAGGAGAACTTCTTGAAGATTCCCGGCCATCCAGATTGGTGGTTGTAAGCAAGAACCTGGAAATGTGCTGTTTCCCTGACTCTGAGGTTTCAGGGGTCACCTGACCACGTGGACCCcccacaactgctcccatccATGTGAGTGAATCACATGGTACCAGGAACCAAAGCAAGATTTGCTGTGAATAAACATGCCTCACCCACTGGataatctctctagccccacatttACTGAATATGGATGGTTGGttatataaaatgtgtataaaCAACATAGATATaagatatgtaaaaataaatatacaatgagAAAGAATTTATGACCTGCCTTCACTTTTATAAgcagcaaatatttttttctagatttttataaTAACACCGTGATATGCCAAGTTGTTCAGAATACAGTCTTTTCAGATATTAAATGTTCTCACACCAGTCCCACTACCGGTATGATCTTCCCTTCCCCAGTGTTCCCAATTTCCCCACCCCATCACCCTagtctgcctccatgcaggcacaaacatgCCATTCAATAATGATGTTTGGCCAAGGTTCCTCAGCCTCACCACTTCTCTCGCTTTCCTGAGGACACATGTCTTTTTATATCCTGATATCTGATCCAGCATCATTTTGTGGCAATGTCAGTGaggtaaagaaaaaattttattaatggcaAATCTTCCAGAGAACATATTATCGATAGGATGGGTGTCTTCCCTTCCTTCCAAGGGAAGTCAGAGAGAGGTCATGAAAGGATTTTTGGGATTTTTACACCCAAATGTTGTCTGTAGACAGTTCCCAAGGAACCAATCTATCagtgtatctatgtatctatctatgtatcgatgtatgtatatatgtgtctgtctatctatttatcatctatctatctatctatctatctatctatctatctatctatctatctatctatctatctatctatctatctatctatctatctgtctgtctgtctgtctgtctgtctgtctgtctgtctgtctgtctgtctgtctttctacaTATATGATTTTCAACCTGCTAGCTACCAAGATGTCTTAGGAAATGACAGGACTTATGTCCTTCTGTCTGCCCTGTATTGAACAGGGTGACATTAATAAAACGTTAACTCTGATTGGGCTTCTTGGGGTGGTTTGGGGGAAGGGCTTGTTttaattttccccttttattGCCATTCCTGGTTCTTTATATAAGTGGACAATAGTGACGGTGTGTTGGTTCTAGGAacacaggatatatatatatatatatatatatataaagaatgagGAGCTGGCTGACTTCCAAGTACCCCTGTTCAATTCTAAGTATTTCCTAGAAGAATGAAAGAGgtagaaaatatattaagaaattgaCTTTTGATCtattccccaaatcaaaaaacgTTGACCTGTTAATATGTCAACTTCAACCTTTCTTTTACctcaagaagcaaaaacaaaactcaaatggcactggattttattttgtttcttttctgttccttttttttccccaaggacAAAACTCTCTTGGGTATACAGTTATCTCTTaagcatgtttatttttttttttggtgggaaaggtgcactggtgaagggcattgtatattgtatgtctttttttttaattttaattatgacaacaaagatgcaaagaaagaggacagggtaaagttacagtggaagcccaatcacccataaacagaattctcggtagtcccatcgatgatatcccagccttgaactttcagccaaagaacattaagaaaaacaaaactgaacccatgtacaatacaattactttgtccctcaaatccccagttgtagtacatactatttcttagcagcacacaatataatctaaagacattagacttatgtaactccttaaacattgagggcaaagtacatttctctagttccatgcacatgcttactagtttaagttagcctcaaaagttttagtgggttgtttttcttaaggattggagtcaagggaacatagtaaaaaacggtattaaagtggcatttgtttgcataggcccaccaaaacataagggatatggaaaggcaaattatggtctaaatacaaggagaccctacccctgaagtttcctggcacaggactgactctaggctccaggcacactagtttgtccaattcaagtcatcctctgtagtggcaatacacctccattcctcacttagtctctgttgttgttggtatcatgcttctgtattaaagatcctggagtctgcatatcccatattgtagtcaggatgatgcggagcatcctctcatttcacctcacacttatggggcaatagagagaaccatgtcctgtagagcaggtcattgttgttgtcaagtcttctcagtgtaaacggaagtctctttttaggaggtcgatgtcagacccttggtagagtctttcctggtagaggactgcttccagctgttgctataaaagaccttggatgtttcgtagatagcttgcctggttccggcgtgaatggaggatgcccattcttctgaggcctgtgccaggtcattatatcaatgttcagggtgtaaggtacattgtactgagatttattagataggaacttatctgtatgtatggtgttttcccattttaatgtgtctatgcaaacaaggatcaatgccatgaagcgttattggtgcatctggaggcaatgggaacaagaccagcaatttccatgacagagttcaatcataggcatcaaactgagggacagttctaccaacaatccttactgaacagattacaaagaaaagacaagatgaaaagtggatagaaacatcatagtagaaga
Protein-coding sequences here:
- the LOC126030137 gene encoding olfactory receptor 7G2-like; its protein translation is MEARNVSEISGFLLLEVTQDPELQPLVFLLFLSIYLVTVLGNLLIILAVLTDPHLHHPMYIFLCNLSFVDICISTTTLPKMLLNLRDDSQAISYPGCLTQLFFVLLFTGLESFLLSGMAYDRYVAICHPLCYAAIMNSGFCLLVILSSLLLSLADALLHSLMLLSLTFCATPQIPLFFCEVVQVIKVACSDTLLNNILIYSAMCVFGGLPLGGIIFSYTQIVSSVLRISSAGGKSKAFLTCVSHLSVVTLFYGTGLGVYISSAITSSPRNTAVASTVYMMVPQMLNPFIYSLRNKDMVGTLRQLSRKILLVSQDVA